One segment of Polaribacter huanghezhanensis DNA contains the following:
- the tsf gene encoding translation elongation factor Ts, giving the protein METVKISAADVKKLREATGAGMMDCKKALVEAEGNFDKAIDVLRKKGQKIAAKRADRESTEGAAVTKINADNTAGVAIVLACETDFVGKNESFVTLAGQFADIALNYNSKEEFLTADFGGMTVAEKLVEQTGVIGEKLDITAFERIEAAYVGSYTHIGKIAAIVGLTSVVDNADVLTKDVAMQIASMGATTLSYKDFDPAFIAAETEARIAVIEKDNIELGRLGKTLKNVPQYISMAQLTEAVLAKAEEAAKAELKAEGKPEQIWDRILPGKMERFISDNTTLDQEQCLLDQVFIKDEKKNVAEYVKTYGDVSISGFKRVTLG; this is encoded by the coding sequence ATGGAAACAGTAAAGATTAGTGCTGCTGATGTTAAAAAATTAAGAGAAGCAACTGGAGCTGGAATGATGGACTGTAAAAAGGCATTAGTAGAGGCAGAAGGAAACTTTGATAAAGCAATTGATGTTTTACGTAAAAAAGGTCAGAAAATTGCTGCAAAAAGAGCTGATAGAGAATCTACAGAAGGTGCTGCAGTAACAAAAATTAACGCAGACAACACTGCTGGTGTTGCTATCGTTTTAGCTTGTGAAACTGATTTTGTGGGTAAAAATGAATCTTTCGTAACATTAGCTGGTCAATTTGCAGACATCGCTTTAAATTACAATAGCAAAGAAGAGTTTTTAACTGCTGATTTTGGTGGAATGACCGTTGCAGAAAAACTAGTTGAGCAAACTGGAGTTATTGGTGAAAAATTAGACATTACTGCTTTTGAAAGAATTGAAGCTGCTTATGTAGGTTCTTATACTCACATTGGTAAAATTGCTGCAATAGTTGGTTTAACTAGCGTTGTTGATAATGCGGATGTTTTAACAAAAGATGTTGCAATGCAAATTGCATCAATGGGAGCTACAACTTTATCTTATAAAGATTTTGATCCTGCTTTTATTGCTGCAGAAACTGAAGCAAGAATTGCAGTTATCGAAAAAGATAATATTGAACTAGGTAGATTAGGGAAAACATTGAAAAATGTTCCTCAATATATTTCTATGGCTCAGTTAACTGAAGCTGTTTTAGCTAAAGCTGAAGAAGCTGCAAAAGCAGAATTAAAAGCTGAAGGAAAGCCAGAACAAATTTGGGATAGAATTTTACCAGGTAAAATGGAAAGATTCATTTCTGATAACACAACATTAGATCAAGAACAATGTTTATTGGATCAAGTCTTTATTAAAGACGAAAAGAAAAATGTTGCAGAATACGTTAAAACGTATGGAGATGTTTCTATTAGTGGATTCAAAAGAGTTACTTTAGGGTAA
- the rpsB gene encoding 30S ribosomal protein S2 — MAKVNIKELLDSGVHFGHLTRKWDPNMAPYIYTERNGVHIIDLYKTAAKIEETAAALEKIANSGRKILFVATKKQAKDIVAEKAKSISMPFITERWPGGMLTNFVTIRKAVKKMATIDRMKLDGSFDALSKREKLQINRQREKLEKNLGSITDMTRLPGAIFVVDVKKEHIAVAEAQNLNIPIFAMVDTNSDPRPIDFVIPSNDDASKSIEKVLSFITDAIANGLSERKAGKEKTKEVKEEVVTETTEAPKAKKVKAVKEEVVAETTETPKAKKTTKAETSTEETK, encoded by the coding sequence ATGGCAAAAGTAAACATTAAAGAATTACTAGATAGTGGAGTGCATTTTGGTCACTTAACTAGAAAATGGGATCCAAACATGGCTCCTTACATTTATACAGAACGTAATGGTGTACACATCATCGATTTGTATAAAACAGCTGCAAAAATAGAAGAAACTGCTGCTGCATTAGAGAAAATCGCTAATTCAGGTAGAAAAATTTTATTTGTTGCAACTAAAAAACAAGCAAAAGACATCGTTGCAGAAAAAGCAAAAAGCATCAGCATGCCTTTCATTACTGAAAGATGGCCTGGTGGAATGTTAACCAACTTTGTAACTATTAGAAAAGCTGTTAAGAAAATGGCGACTATTGATAGAATGAAGTTAGATGGATCTTTTGATGCATTGTCAAAAAGAGAAAAATTACAAATCAACCGTCAAAGAGAAAAATTAGAAAAGAATTTAGGTTCTATTACTGATATGACTCGTTTACCAGGCGCAATTTTTGTAGTTGATGTTAAGAAAGAGCACATTGCAGTTGCAGAAGCTCAAAACTTAAACATTCCAATTTTTGCTATGGTTGATACCAATTCTGATCCTAGACCAATTGATTTTGTGATTCCATCAAACGATGATGCATCTAAATCTATTGAAAAAGTATTGAGTTTTATTACGGATGCTATTGCAAACGGTTTATCTGAAAGAAAAGCGGGAAAAGAAAAGACGAAAGAAGTTAAGGAAGAAGTTGTTACTGAAACAACTGAAGCTCCAAAAGCTAAAAAAGTAAAGGCGGTTAAAGAAGAGGTTGTTGCTGAAACAACTGAAACTCCAAAAGCTAAAAAAACTACGAAAGCTGAAACTTCAACTGAAGAAACAAAATAA
- the rpsI gene encoding 30S ribosomal protein S9: METVHKIGRRKTAVARIYLTKGKGNITINKREFTNYFTTSTLQYKVQQPLQLTDNLTSYDIKVNVFGGGVTGQAEAIRLAITRALVSINEEDKALLKPHGLLTRDPRMVERKKFGQKKARKKFQFSKR, translated from the coding sequence ATGGAAACTGTACACAAAATAGGGAGAAGAAAAACAGCTGTTGCTCGTATTTATCTTACAAAAGGGAAAGGTAATATTACGATCAACAAAAGAGAGTTTACAAATTACTTTACCACTTCAACTTTACAATATAAAGTTCAACAACCTTTACAATTAACAGATAACTTAACGTCTTATGACATTAAAGTAAATGTTTTTGGTGGTGGTGTAACTGGTCAAGCAGAAGCAATTCGTTTAGCAATTACTAGAGCATTAGTTTCTATAAACGAAGAAGACAAAGCGCTTTTAAAACCTCATGGATTATTAACAAGAGATCCAAGAATGGTAGAAAGAAAGAAATTTGGTCAGAAAAAAGCAAGAAAAAAGTTCCAATTCTCGAAACGTTAA
- the rplM gene encoding 50S ribosomal protein L13 produces the protein MNTLSYKTVSANKETANKEWLVVDADGQTLGRLASKIAMLIRGKYKTNFTPHVDCGDNVVVINAEKITLSGNKWADKSYIRHTGYPGGQRSLTATEMFEKDPTRLIEKAVKGMLPKNKLGAALFRNLYVYAGTEHLHTAQEPKAINLNDLR, from the coding sequence ATGAACACATTAAGTTACAAAACAGTATCAGCAAACAAAGAAACTGCCAATAAAGAGTGGTTGGTTGTTGATGCGGACGGGCAAACATTAGGTCGTCTTGCTTCTAAAATAGCAATGCTAATTAGAGGTAAATACAAAACCAACTTTACACCTCACGTAGATTGTGGTGATAATGTTGTCGTAATTAACGCAGAAAAAATCACCCTTTCTGGAAACAAATGGGCTGATAAATCGTACATCCGTCACACAGGATATCCTGGTGGGCAAAGATCGCTAACTGCAACAGAAATGTTTGAGAAAGATCCTACAAGATTGATCGAAAAAGCAGTAAAAGGAATGTTACCTAAAAACAAATTAGGAGCAGCTCTTTTTAGAAATTTATATGTATATGCTGGGACTGAGCACCTTCACACTGCTCAAGAACCAAAAGCTATTAACCTTAACGATCTTAGATAA
- a CDS encoding DUF5916 domain-containing protein encodes MIKKLSIFLAFCVVQITYSQETIDEKVTKRIYTTKKIKTAPIIDGNITDEIWNAVSWDTNFTQLSPIEGNPPTQKTKFKIIYDDKNLYLAVRCYDSEPDKIVKRLSRRDGNDGDWIEINLDSYHDLRTAFAFTVTAAGVKGEEFASLNGKSWDKSWNPIWFVKTKIDEEGWTAEFKIPLSQIRFTDDVEQVWGMQIQRMDFRLNERTLWQRMPRTVSGWISNMGELHGIKNIKPQKQLEIQPYAVGQTETFEKVLGNPFATGKRSSTNFGLDGKVGITNNLTLDFTVNPDFGQVEADPSSISLDGFQIFQEEQRPFFVENKNIFDYQVTKAEAGGPFTRDNVFYSRRIGRSPHGETTASSGEFVQRPGNTTILGAAKFSGKTKSGLSIGILEAVTQEEFAEIDNNGTRRQEVIEPLTNYFLTRLQKEYNNSNTLIGGIFTASNRNLTDTNITDIHNAAYTGGIDFKHQWNERTWYASGNLVMSKVLGSKQAIYNTQTSLRHNFQRVDATHVNVDPNRTSLTGAGGNIKVGKGGGEKFLFESGVTWRSPELEMNDIGFQRNADDITHYNWMAYKSLKPFSVFRSLQINYNHYASWNFEGKHTYLGFNNNSHATFNNNWGTGYGMHYAVVNYSDSALRGGPMLRLPKSFETNWYLQSDQRKKMQFKIELSQVNGESNSFTNKNASINLKYVPINSFNISLSAGISANKQKLQYVTTKSFGSGNNSVARYVNASLDQDTFNLSLRLNYTITPELTIQYYGSPFISRGRYNNFKYIANSLASNFTDRFQQYNSNQIMYDSNSDSYLVDENTDATTDYSIGNPDFSFIQFQSNLVARWEYIPGSEVFLVWSQGLTKNGNPMDKLLPSLNDNIFGQTAHNIFLIKATYRFML; translated from the coding sequence ATGATAAAAAAACTTTCAATTTTTCTCGCGTTTTGCGTTGTGCAAATTACTTATAGTCAAGAAACTATAGATGAAAAAGTAACAAAAAGAATTTACACTACAAAAAAAATTAAAACGGCACCAATTATCGATGGCAATATTACTGATGAAATTTGGAATGCTGTTTCTTGGGATACTAATTTTACGCAATTATCACCTATAGAAGGGAATCCACCAACTCAAAAAACAAAATTTAAAATTATTTATGATGATAAGAATTTGTACCTAGCTGTTCGGTGTTACGATTCTGAGCCAGATAAAATTGTAAAACGTTTGTCTCGTAGAGATGGAAATGACGGAGATTGGATTGAAATTAATTTAGATAGTTATCATGATTTAAGAACCGCTTTTGCATTTACAGTGACTGCTGCAGGAGTAAAAGGAGAAGAATTTGCTTCTTTAAATGGTAAAAGTTGGGATAAAAGCTGGAACCCAATATGGTTTGTAAAAACTAAGATTGACGAAGAAGGTTGGACAGCAGAATTTAAAATTCCGCTTTCTCAAATTCGATTTACAGATGATGTAGAACAAGTTTGGGGAATGCAAATACAACGAATGGATTTTAGATTAAATGAACGTACGCTGTGGCAAAGAATGCCAAGAACTGTTTCTGGCTGGATTAGTAATATGGGAGAATTACACGGAATTAAAAATATCAAACCACAAAAACAATTAGAAATTCAACCTTATGCAGTTGGGCAAACAGAAACTTTTGAAAAAGTATTAGGAAATCCGTTTGCAACAGGAAAAAGAAGTAGCACCAATTTTGGACTAGATGGTAAAGTTGGAATTACAAATAACTTAACGTTAGATTTTACTGTAAATCCAGATTTTGGTCAAGTAGAAGCCGATCCATCATCAATTTCATTAGACGGTTTTCAAATTTTTCAAGAAGAACAACGTCCGTTTTTTGTAGAAAATAAAAACATATTCGATTATCAAGTTACCAAAGCAGAAGCTGGTGGTCCATTTACAAGAGACAATGTTTTTTATTCTCGAAGAATTGGTAGAAGTCCGCACGGCGAAACAACAGCTAGTTCAGGAGAATTTGTACAAAGACCAGGGAATACAACTATTTTAGGAGCAGCAAAATTTTCTGGGAAAACAAAATCTGGGTTATCCATCGGAATTTTAGAAGCAGTTACTCAAGAAGAATTTGCAGAAATAGACAATAACGGAACACGAAGACAAGAGGTAATTGAACCATTAACAAACTACTTTTTAACAAGGTTGCAAAAAGAATACAACAATAGTAATACGCTTATTGGCGGAATCTTTACCGCATCAAATAGAAATTTAACTGATACAAATATCACGGATATTCATAATGCCGCTTATACTGGCGGAATTGATTTTAAACATCAGTGGAATGAAAGAACTTGGTACGCATCAGGAAATTTAGTAATGAGTAAAGTTTTAGGAAGTAAACAGGCAATTTATAATACGCAAACAAGTCTTAGACATAATTTTCAAAGAGTTGATGCAACGCATGTTAATGTAGATCCAAACAGAACATCTTTAACAGGAGCAGGAGGAAATATCAAAGTAGGAAAAGGTGGCGGAGAAAAATTCCTTTTTGAAAGTGGTGTAACTTGGCGTTCACCAGAATTAGAAATGAATGATATAGGTTTTCAACGAAATGCTGATGACATCACACATTATAATTGGATGGCATATAAATCATTAAAACCATTTTCTGTTTTTAGATCTTTACAAATAAATTATAATCATTATGCTTCTTGGAATTTTGAAGGAAAACACACCTATTTAGGCTTTAATAACAATTCTCATGCAACCTTTAATAACAATTGGGGAACTGGATACGGAATGCATTATGCAGTGGTAAATTATTCAGATTCGGCTTTGCGTGGCGGACCCATGTTGCGTTTGCCAAAATCATTTGAAACGAATTGGTATTTACAAAGTGATCAGCGTAAAAAAATGCAATTCAAAATAGAGTTGTCACAAGTAAATGGAGAAAGCAATTCTTTTACAAATAAAAATGCATCAATCAACTTAAAATACGTGCCAATTAATTCGTTTAATATTTCTTTATCAGCAGGAATTAGTGCTAACAAACAAAAATTGCAATATGTAACCACAAAATCTTTTGGAAGTGGAAATAATAGCGTTGCTAGATATGTAAATGCAAGTTTAGACCAAGATACATTTAATTTATCTTTGCGATTAAATTATACAATTACCCCAGAATTAACCATTCAATATTATGGTTCTCCGTTTATTTCTAGAGGAAGATATAACAACTTTAAATACATTGCCAATTCGTTGGCGAGCAATTTTACAGACAGATTTCAACAATACAATAGCAATCAAATTATGTACGATTCTAATTCTGATAGTTATTTGGTTGATGAAAATACGGATGCAACAACAGATTATTCTATTGGGAATCCAGATTTTTCTTTCATTCAGTTTCAATCTAATTTGGTTGCTCGTTGGGAATATATTCCGGG